The following are encoded in a window of Flavobacterium psychrotrophum genomic DNA:
- a CDS encoding Y-family DNA polymerase, whose translation MSISFPYLLTDYLVRKQPELQGVPFVLASRQRGRIVIDAVSAPVVKKGIRAGMVLADCKALFPELIMVETEIGRTEKLLQALAEWCIMYTPIAGVDLPDGLMLDISGCTHLWGGEVAYLEHIKNKLKDYGYTTTLAIADTIATAWAAARFGTDTIIASSGQYAALQTLPPAALRLDATILARLKKLGMRRISSFIDIPASALRRRFGAELPKRIAQALGTELEWITPVQPIAPYQERLTSMEPIISAEGITIALQQLLEALCLRLEAEGLGLRNAVLKCYRIDGEVQQITIGTGHPSRNIPHLFKLFEHKIATLQPDMGFEVFALEAPKVEPVTHEQAALWHAASQNDRKVAELLDRVAAKIGSGAVSRYLPSQHHWPERSVTPAAPVWQKPDSNWHTDLPRPVHLLPYPEVIVVTAVLPDYPPLLFRHKGTRYTVVKADGPERIEQEWWLSDGLYRDYYIVEDENGARYWLFRSGPYDGDQPQWFLHGYFA comes from the coding sequence ATGTCCATATCGTTCCCGTACTTGCTTACAGATTACCTGGTGCGTAAGCAACCCGAGCTGCAAGGCGTGCCTTTTGTACTGGCTTCGCGCCAGCGTGGGCGCATAGTTATTGATGCGGTAAGTGCTCCTGTAGTGAAAAAAGGCATTCGCGCGGGCATGGTACTGGCCGACTGCAAAGCGCTTTTCCCTGAATTGATTATGGTAGAAACCGAAATCGGAAGGACTGAAAAACTATTGCAGGCACTGGCAGAATGGTGCATTATGTATACTCCCATAGCCGGGGTAGACCTACCGGACGGACTAATGCTGGACATTAGTGGTTGTACTCACCTGTGGGGTGGTGAGGTTGCGTATTTGGAACACATTAAAAATAAACTGAAGGATTACGGTTATACCACCACACTGGCTATAGCCGATACCATTGCTACAGCATGGGCTGCGGCACGCTTTGGTACTGATACTATTATTGCCAGTAGCGGACAGTATGCGGCTTTACAAACACTACCTCCCGCAGCCTTACGCCTCGATGCTACCATATTGGCACGGCTCAAAAAACTGGGCATGCGTCGCATAAGCAGTTTTATCGATATACCTGCATCGGCACTACGCAGAAGGTTTGGCGCGGAGTTGCCCAAACGGATTGCACAGGCATTGGGCACCGAATTAGAATGGATAACACCTGTACAACCTATAGCCCCCTACCAGGAGCGGCTCACCAGCATGGAACCCATTATTTCGGCAGAAGGAATAACTATTGCCCTGCAACAGCTTTTGGAAGCCCTTTGTTTGCGGCTGGAGGCTGAAGGGCTTGGCCTTCGTAACGCGGTACTGAAATGTTACCGCATTGATGGCGAAGTACAACAAATAACCATTGGCACAGGCCATCCATCCCGAAATATACCCCACCTGTTTAAACTCTTCGAGCATAAAATAGCCACCTTGCAGCCCGACATGGGGTTTGAAGTATTTGCTCTGGAAGCCCCTAAAGTGGAACCCGTTACCCATGAGCAGGCAGCCCTATGGCATGCAGCCTCACAAAACGACCGTAAGGTAGCAGAACTGCTGGACCGTGTAGCGGCTAAAATCGGTTCCGGTGCTGTTAGCCGTTACCTGCCTTCTCAGCACCACTGGCCGGAACGCTCCGTTACCCCCGCTGCGCCTGTATGGCAAAAACCCGATAGTAACTGGCATACGGATTTGCCTCGCCCGGTACACCTGCTGCCTTATCCTGAAGTTATTGTGGTTACAGCTGTATTACCCGATTATCCACCCTTGCTGTTCCGGCATAAAGGCACACGCTATACCGTGGTAAAAGCCGACGGCCCCGAACGTATTGAGCAGGAATGGTGGCTGTCTGACGGCTTATACCGGGATTATTACATCGTTGAAGATGAAAATGGTGCGCGATACTGGCTGTTCCGTTCCGGGCCGTATGACGGCGACCAGCCGCAATGGTTTTTACACGGTTATTTTGCATGA
- a CDS encoding ImuA family protein: protein MKPAAEKLAMARQLQAEINALQGLGKRSPEGESALLFPFTTAFPGHTFPTGTLHEFISYEVSAAAATSGFITALSGKLIKEGGLCLWVAGGKKIFPPGLKQFGLEPDRIVFINTARPKEALWIMEEALKCEALTAVIGEVRELSFSDSRRLQLAVERSGVTGFIHRYCPAAENAVACTTRWKITALPSVTVDGLPGVGHSTWDVQLLKVRNGRPHAWQVSWQSGRFINLEEERFVIPITKRHAG from the coding sequence ATGAAACCGGCAGCAGAAAAATTAGCGATGGCAAGGCAGCTCCAGGCAGAAATCAATGCCCTGCAAGGCCTTGGGAAACGTTCTCCCGAAGGGGAATCTGCCCTGCTATTCCCTTTTACTACTGCCTTTCCCGGACATACCTTTCCTACCGGTACTTTGCACGAATTTATAAGCTATGAGGTAAGCGCCGCAGCAGCCACCAGTGGTTTTATCACGGCATTGTCTGGCAAACTGATAAAAGAAGGCGGACTGTGCCTGTGGGTAGCAGGTGGTAAAAAGATATTTCCGCCGGGGCTGAAACAGTTCGGTTTAGAACCCGACCGTATTGTGTTTATTAATACTGCACGCCCTAAAGAGGCCCTGTGGATTATGGAGGAAGCCCTGAAATGTGAAGCCCTTACAGCCGTTATAGGAGAGGTACGCGAACTCAGCTTTAGCGATTCGCGCAGGCTGCAACTCGCCGTAGAACGCAGCGGGGTAACCGGCTTTATCCACCGATACTGCCCTGCTGCCGAAAATGCCGTGGCCTGTACCACACGATGGAAAATTACCGCCTTACCCAGTGTTACCGTAGATGGGCTGCCCGGCGTAGGCCACAGCACCTGGGATGTACAACTCCTAAAGGTACGTAACGGCAGGCCGCATGCCTGGCAGGTAAGCTGGCAATCGGGGCGTTTTATTAATCTTGAAGAAGAACGTTTTGTAATACCTATAACCAAACGCCACGCCGGATAA
- a CDS encoding XRE family transcriptional regulator, which produces MSLFSDNIRYLRLQKNISQEKLAEALLITRARYVKYESGTSEAPYDILKKMAHYYHVSIDLLLSVDLRKIDMEGVLKLDGNRLLLPVTVDKAGENIIEIIPQKAQAGYLAGYSDPEFIETLQHISLPFLRNGKFRAFPIEGNSMPPFRDGSFIVGEYVEDSNDIKDGQTYVLLTKNDGIVYKRIYRKGRKFMFHSDNPEFEPYEVKASDILEAWKFSCGFTLNEYTPDDIPQDTVKNMLLELKREVNSIKKKLL; this is translated from the coding sequence ATGTCTTTATTTTCCGACAATATCAGGTATTTAAGGCTTCAAAAAAATATTTCACAGGAAAAGCTTGCTGAAGCGCTTCTCATTACCCGTGCCCGTTATGTAAAGTATGAGTCCGGAACTTCTGAAGCACCCTATGATATATTGAAGAAGATGGCACATTATTACCATGTGAGCATCGATTTGTTGCTTAGTGTTGACCTGCGAAAAATTGATATGGAAGGTGTGCTGAAGCTCGACGGCAACCGCCTGTTGCTTCCTGTAACAGTAGACAAGGCAGGTGAGAATATTATAGAAATTATTCCCCAGAAAGCGCAGGCCGGTTACCTGGCCGGGTATAGCGACCCGGAGTTTATTGAAACCCTGCAACATATTTCACTGCCTTTTTTACGCAACGGAAAATTCAGGGCATTTCCTATAGAGGGGAATTCCATGCCTCCTTTTCGGGATGGGAGTTTTATTGTTGGGGAGTATGTAGAGGACAGCAATGACATCAAAGATGGGCAAACCTATGTATTGCTTACCAAAAATGACGGTATTGTGTACAAACGCATTTACCGTAAAGGCAGGAAATTTATGTTTCATTCCGATAACCCGGAATTTGAGCCGTATGAAGTAAAAGCATCGGATATACTGGAAGCCTGGAAGTTTTCCTGTGGTTTTACACTTAATGAATACACTCCTGACGATATCCCCCAGGATACGGTTAAAAATATGCTGCTCGAACTTAAAAGGGAAGTGAATTCAATTAAGAAAAAACTTCTATGA
- a CDS encoding MauE/DoxX family redox-associated membrane protein has product MKLSPHIKKAFVEIICLLYALLFVYAATSKLLDFENFQVQIGQSPLLSTFAGPVSWIVPIIEIIISMCLFTQYRLIGLYAALFLMVLFCCYIVIILNFSPFIPCSCGGVLEKFTWTGHLFFNVFYYALAVLGVFLLESERNSNYKRQGLFRVTGLSALGIGLLTFLFFLSENMMRFHNNFVRRFPHHPAMLDKVMDIGYNSYYIAGEGSGYVYLGNKTAPFTVLVADGTLENKKEYRISLPEGNFSFHSPRLLVRYPNFYIWDGSAALVLWGNVTDWQAKLWDHNTAYFNAFEPIAPDKALVRAISSERKENVLGILSIDSIPHIELFPVLEKQSDGIFDTHGTLLYNSKVKKIIYAYSFRNQYLVAGSDFKNPDVAHTIDTFSKARIKVKYMQSSKATGLASPGYVVNSIVRTYGNYLFVKSEIMGKYEAEEMWDESSIIDVYDLNNFSYRFSFYLTDIKSIKLSDFIPSDSKMFMLSGRYLSSFKLSGDFYQE; this is encoded by the coding sequence ATGAAATTATCGCCTCACATTAAAAAAGCATTCGTTGAGATAATCTGTTTATTATATGCGTTATTGTTTGTTTATGCCGCTACAAGTAAATTATTAGATTTTGAGAATTTTCAGGTTCAGATCGGCCAATCTCCCCTGTTAAGTACATTTGCCGGTCCCGTTTCATGGATTGTCCCAATCATTGAGATTATCATATCTATGTGCCTTTTTACTCAATACAGATTGATTGGGTTGTATGCAGCGCTTTTCCTTATGGTGCTATTTTGTTGTTATATCGTCATCATTCTTAATTTCAGCCCTTTTATTCCGTGTTCCTGTGGTGGGGTGCTTGAGAAGTTCACTTGGACAGGTCATCTGTTTTTTAATGTTTTTTATTATGCTTTAGCGGTACTTGGAGTATTTCTGTTGGAGAGCGAAAGAAATTCAAATTACAAAAGACAGGGATTATTTCGGGTTACAGGACTGTCTGCTTTAGGAATCGGACTATTAACATTCTTATTTTTCCTTTCGGAAAATATGATGCGGTTCCATAACAATTTTGTACGCCGGTTTCCACATCACCCCGCAATGTTGGATAAGGTAATGGATATTGGATACAATAGTTATTACATAGCAGGTGAAGGTTCAGGTTATGTTTATTTGGGAAACAAAACGGCACCTTTTACAGTACTGGTTGCAGACGGAACACTGGAAAACAAAAAAGAGTACAGAATTTCACTCCCAGAGGGTAATTTTTCTTTTCATTCACCGCGCCTTTTAGTACGCTATCCTAATTTTTACATATGGGATGGCAGTGCGGCTTTGGTTCTTTGGGGAAACGTTACGGATTGGCAAGCTAAACTCTGGGATCATAATACGGCATATTTTAATGCGTTTGAACCAATAGCACCGGACAAAGCATTGGTAAGGGCTATTAGTAGCGAGCGGAAAGAAAATGTACTAGGCATTCTTTCAATTGATTCCATACCCCATATAGAATTATTTCCGGTTCTTGAAAAACAGTCTGATGGAATTTTCGATACCCATGGTACTTTACTTTATAATTCTAAAGTAAAGAAAATAATTTACGCCTATTCATTTAGAAATCAATATCTGGTTGCCGGCAGTGACTTTAAAAACCCTGATGTAGCGCATACAATAGATACTTTTTCCAAAGCCCGTATTAAAGTAAAATACATGCAATCTTCAAAGGCAACCGGCCTGGCTTCTCCGGGCTATGTTGTAAACAGCATAGTAAGAACCTATGGAAATTATTTATTTGTGAAGTCAGAAATCATGGGTAAATATGAGGCTGAGGAAATGTGGGATGAGTCTTCAATAATTGACGTATACGATTTAAATAATTTTTCCTATCGATTTAGCTTCTACCTAACCGATATTAAAAGTATTAAGCTTAGCGATTTTATACCTAGCGACAGCAAGATGTTTATGTTGTCCGGCAGATACTTAAGTTCCTTCAAACTTTCAGGAGATTTTTATCAGGAGTAA
- a CDS encoding DUF6520 family protein: MKTLILRKGLPVGAFLIAITAAFAFKPAPKTDVTNYFGAVKVGATACEITDIECSDVNNGIPCRNEDNVDLYRMLSATSCPSQLWRP, from the coding sequence ATGAAAACACTAATTTTAAGAAAAGGGCTTCCCGTTGGAGCCTTCCTTATTGCTATCACAGCAGCTTTCGCTTTTAAACCGGCTCCGAAAACGGATGTTACCAATTATTTTGGGGCAGTAAAAGTTGGCGCAACGGCCTGTGAAATCACCGATATTGAGTGTTCCGATGTAAACAATGGCATTCCCTGTAGAAATGAGGATAATGTAGACCTTTACAGGATGCTTAGCGCAACTTCATGCCCAAGCCAGCTTTGGAGGCCATAG
- a CDS encoding alpha/beta hydrolase family protein: MKAYSIKLIVIIALLIQVLPVASQIQSSKVKPEDYHKWGTLSVGTLSPDGKWASYRMEYEQDKDTLFIKRVQDLYTRAFVSVKTGAFSPDSSFFICHMQNDSLYVYNLNTFEIKKYGAISRFEFSKKGNYIVLLRRNQEGNNTLLVSNGSYILKEIPNVTDYSISNNGLLAWYNKNNFIITNPLKGFEEEEILKGPFRVIKKIIWSDNNGSMAFLAQRSAENTGSENCLYYYNRKSKSLKTIQGGFSTLEGHTITHDMQTPVILSEDGKQVFFYSSSIQAKPNKPDEIPEVWDSSTKLVYPAGRIYGDTLSKSKLTVWYPKNNVINILATDEFPIATLTSDRKYALIFSHLTHEPQYKMVSDVDYQLVEVATGKSSPFLKEQPTTPYSIGCSPNGRYIHYFKNQHWWVYDIQNNNHTNITFTLKTSFCNNDFDEPGIAEGYKCPGWINDNKYLILYDHYDIWLVTADGKHHHKITNGRENKITYRICDYLYGNGKSQGSADFVKRNFDVSKGFYIEAKGYDKSSGYFFWKKTTGLTKITYDAKKTGFLQRALQADSCLYIDEDFKTPPSLQFACPEKPFPKKLFQSNPHYLNYLWGDNELLSYTNKNGDTLQGILYYPAGYQKDKKYPMVVYIYSKLSQNLHEYYNPVSGHPIGFQPVNYINDGYLVLMPDIKYEVGAPGKSIVDCVEAAVNYVTDKGVADKNRIGIIGHSYGGYETCYLISQSKLFAAAVAGAAVTDVISSYLSVNSDTGDKMDWRFESQQYRLGVSPFEDLQLYLEHSTVLNATKINTPLLSWAGKDDISVDHEQGIELHLALRRLGKRNVFLVYPKQGHILTDTNAKTDLSNRTKKWFDHYLKDTDTP, encoded by the coding sequence ATGAAAGCTTATAGTATAAAATTAATAGTGATAATCGCTTTGCTGATACAGGTTTTGCCAGTAGCATCCCAAATTCAGAGTAGTAAAGTCAAACCTGAAGACTACCATAAATGGGGGACACTTTCTGTAGGCACTTTATCCCCGGATGGTAAATGGGCATCCTATCGTATGGAATATGAACAAGATAAGGATACGCTTTTTATAAAAAGAGTACAAGACTTATATACCCGTGCATTCGTGTCAGTCAAAACAGGCGCTTTTAGTCCGGATAGTTCTTTTTTTATATGCCATATGCAAAATGATAGCTTGTATGTTTATAACCTTAATACTTTCGAAATAAAAAAGTATGGTGCAATTTCACGTTTTGAATTTTCAAAGAAAGGGAATTATATTGTGCTACTCAGGCGTAACCAAGAAGGAAATAACACCCTTTTGGTGAGCAATGGTTCATATATCCTCAAAGAAATTCCAAATGTTACCGACTATTCCATCAGTAATAATGGCTTATTGGCTTGGTACAACAAAAACAATTTTATCATTACCAACCCTCTCAAAGGATTTGAAGAGGAAGAAATCCTAAAAGGGCCTTTTAGGGTAATTAAAAAAATAATATGGAGTGACAACAATGGCAGCATGGCTTTTTTGGCACAGAGGAGTGCGGAAAACACTGGTTCAGAGAACTGTTTGTACTATTATAATCGAAAGTCAAAGTCCCTGAAAACAATTCAAGGTGGATTCAGTACCCTAGAAGGGCATACCATTACCCATGATATGCAAACTCCTGTGATTCTTTCAGAAGATGGGAAACAGGTGTTTTTTTATTCCTCTAGTATCCAGGCAAAGCCGAATAAACCTGATGAAATTCCGGAAGTTTGGGATTCATCTACCAAACTGGTGTATCCGGCCGGTCGGATTTATGGCGATACCCTGAGCAAATCAAAACTCACAGTATGGTATCCAAAAAATAATGTAATAAATATTTTGGCTACAGATGAGTTCCCTATTGCGACGCTCACATCCGACCGAAAATATGCATTGATTTTTTCCCACCTTACCCATGAACCGCAATATAAAATGGTATCCGATGTGGATTACCAGCTAGTGGAAGTGGCTACAGGAAAAAGTAGCCCCTTTCTTAAAGAACAGCCCACAACACCCTATAGCATAGGCTGCTCTCCTAATGGCCGTTACATCCATTATTTTAAAAACCAGCATTGGTGGGTATATGATATACAAAACAACAATCATACAAATATTACATTTACCTTGAAGACAAGCTTTTGTAACAATGATTTCGATGAACCGGGCATAGCTGAAGGTTACAAATGTCCCGGATGGATCAATGACAATAAATATCTGATACTGTATGACCATTATGATATATGGCTTGTAACCGCTGACGGAAAGCACCATCATAAAATAACGAATGGCAGAGAGAATAAAATAACCTACAGAATTTGTGATTATTTATATGGTAACGGTAAATCTCAGGGATCGGCAGATTTTGTCAAGAGAAATTTCGACGTTTCGAAGGGATTCTATATAGAAGCCAAAGGTTATGACAAGTCTTCGGGGTACTTTTTTTGGAAAAAGACTACCGGGCTTACCAAAATAACGTATGATGCAAAAAAAACCGGCTTCCTCCAAAGGGCATTACAGGCAGATAGCTGTCTGTATATCGATGAAGATTTCAAGACACCGCCATCCCTACAGTTTGCCTGCCCGGAAAAACCGTTTCCTAAAAAGTTATTTCAATCTAATCCACATTATCTCAATTATCTGTGGGGAGATAATGAATTGCTTTCCTATACCAATAAAAATGGAGATACCCTCCAGGGAATATTATACTATCCGGCAGGCTACCAAAAAGATAAAAAGTATCCTATGGTAGTGTATATATACAGTAAATTATCTCAAAACCTGCATGAATATTACAATCCTGTCTCCGGTCACCCAATTGGTTTTCAGCCTGTAAATTACATTAATGACGGTTACCTGGTACTCATGCCCGACATTAAATACGAGGTCGGTGCTCCTGGCAAATCAATTGTTGACTGTGTTGAAGCAGCTGTTAATTATGTGACGGATAAAGGGGTTGCGGATAAAAATAGGATTGGGATAATCGGGCATTCATACGGAGGTTATGAAACCTGCTACCTTATTTCTCAGAGCAAACTTTTTGCAGCTGCAGTAGCAGGCGCCGCTGTAACGGATGTTATTAGCAGCTATCTTTCCGTAAACTCTGACACGGGTGATAAAATGGACTGGCGTTTTGAATCACAACAGTATCGTTTAGGAGTCTCCCCATTTGAAGATTTACAACTGTATCTGGAGCATTCGACAGTACTTAATGCAACCAAGATCAACACACCCCTGTTGAGTTGGGCAGGGAAAGATGATATCTCTGTCGACCACGAGCAGGGAATCGAACTGCATTTAGCACTTAGACGGTTAGGTAAAAGAAATGTTTTTTTAGTGTATCCTAAACAGGGTCATATACTGACGGACACAAACGCAAAAACCGATTTGTCAAATCGTACTAAAAAGTGGTTTGATCATTATCTTAAAGATACCGATACGCCATAA
- a CDS encoding RagB/SusD family nutrient uptake outer membrane protein codes for MKTKFSILVTVLTASYLFLACEAFVETKVPESQLTGNQVFQNTATAEAALSDIYARMREAGFASGNQNSATLLIGAYADDLTFYGTNTNIQQFSNHTLLPSNTLLAGLWNNAYAQVYAANAILEGVTASESIPAADKERLTGEALFIRAYLHFYLVSLFGDVPYVTVTDYNQNSTITKMASLQVWSAIINDLLQAEALLSDDYPTGERIRASKPVVQALLARVYLFNSNWTEAEAYSNAVINNTAFTLETDLNLLFLKNSSSTIWALHPGVSGANTNDAKTFYFTSGPPPKSSLSAGLYDAFEIGDLRKELWVKTVSNANGTWYMSYKYRQQAATASSMEYTIIFRLEEQYLIRSEARAHLGNLQGSQQDLDNIRVRAGLLPTTASDQNTLLEAILKERRFEFFTEQGLRWLDLKRTGTATSVLAPIKPNWQAYQILLPLPEKELLLNPYLLPQNAGY; via the coding sequence ATGAAAACGAAATTTTCTATACTGGTAACCGTTTTGACAGCATCGTACCTGTTTTTAGCATGTGAGGCCTTCGTTGAAACAAAAGTACCGGAATCTCAGCTTACAGGAAATCAGGTATTCCAAAATACAGCCACAGCCGAAGCTGCACTTTCCGACATATATGCACGTATGCGTGAGGCAGGATTTGCCTCTGGCAATCAGAATAGCGCAACCTTACTGATAGGAGCTTATGCAGACGACTTAACTTTCTATGGTACAAATACTAATATCCAGCAATTCTCCAACCATACGTTGTTGCCTTCGAATACCTTGCTGGCGGGGCTTTGGAATAATGCCTATGCACAGGTTTACGCCGCTAATGCAATACTAGAAGGAGTAACTGCTTCAGAGTCCATCCCAGCTGCCGACAAAGAACGATTAACAGGGGAAGCCTTATTCATACGGGCATATTTACATTTTTACCTCGTAAGCCTTTTCGGTGATGTACCCTATGTTACGGTTACTGATTACAACCAGAACAGTACCATAACTAAGATGGCGTCGTTACAGGTCTGGAGTGCCATAATCAATGACCTGCTTCAGGCAGAGGCACTTTTGTCTGATGATTACCCCACTGGCGAACGTATACGGGCAAGCAAGCCCGTTGTTCAGGCTTTATTGGCTCGGGTATATCTCTTTAACAGTAATTGGACTGAAGCCGAAGCGTATTCTAATGCTGTAATTAACAACACTGCTTTTACCCTGGAAACAGATCTAAACTTACTATTCCTTAAAAACAGTTCTTCGACCATATGGGCATTACACCCCGGTGTTTCAGGTGCTAATACCAATGACGCAAAAACATTTTATTTTACAAGTGGTCCTCCTCCTAAGTCATCATTGTCTGCAGGACTGTATGATGCATTCGAAATAGGCGACCTTAGAAAGGAACTTTGGGTAAAAACCGTTTCAAATGCGAACGGTACCTGGTATATGTCGTACAAATACCGGCAGCAAGCTGCAACGGCAAGTTCGATGGAATACACTATTATTTTTCGCCTTGAAGAACAATACCTTATTCGTTCAGAGGCTAGGGCACATCTGGGAAATCTACAGGGTTCTCAACAGGATTTAGATAACATTCGTGTTAGGGCTGGTCTTTTACCAACTACAGCAAGCGACCAAAATACCCTGCTCGAAGCCATACTCAAAGAAAGGCGCTTTGAGTTTTTTACCGAGCAGGGGCTGCGGTGGTTGGATCTTAAACGTACTGGAACTGCCACTTCGGTATTAGCCCCTATAAAACCAAACTGGCAGGCATATCAGATTTTATTGCCGTTGCCTGAAAAGGAACTACTGCTAAATCCCTATCTGTTACCACAAAATGCAGGATATTAA